A window of Thermus filiformis genomic DNA:
TACTGCCAAAGCTGCCACCAGCCCACCGGGGCCGGCATCCCGGGGGCCTTCCCGCCCCTGGCCGGCCACGTCCCCGAGATCCTGGCCAAAAAGGACGGCCGGACCTACCTGATCAGCGTGACCCTCTACGGCCTCCAGGGCGAGATCGCGGTCAAGGGCCAGAAGTATAACGGGGTCATGGCCGGCCTTGGGGCCCAGCTCAAGGACAAGGATGTGGCGGAGGTCCTGAACTACATCGCCACCAGCTGGGGCAACAAGCTCCCGGCGGGGCAGAAGCCCTTCACCGAGGCCGAGGTGAAGGCGGTGCGGGCCAAGACCCTGACCCCGCAGCAGGTACTGGAGCTCAGGAAGAAGCTGGGCCTGAAGTAAGGCCCGCACCCCATCCCCGCCCCGAG
This region includes:
- a CDS encoding c-type cytochrome, whose amino-acid sequence is MKKALALILVAGLALAQAGQKAYQTYCQSCHQPTGAGIPGAFPPLAGHVPEILAKKDGRTYLISVTLYGLQGEIAVKGQKYNGVMAGLGAQLKDKDVAEVLNYIATSWGNKLPAGQKPFTEAEVKAVRAKTLTPQQVLELRKKLGLK